A region of Salinibacter sp. 10B DNA encodes the following proteins:
- a CDS encoding nucleoside hydrolase, whose product MPSSRIPSCVRLLRRGVLLFLAVLAMSGGLNRAPAQDMADEPTPVVLDTDIGSDIDDTWALAHLLRSPELDLQMVLTATGNTRYRGRVAAKFLATAGRTDVPVALGPSGEAAHEYQKPWVRDYQLDDYAGPVRENGVSAFIELVRAADGPITLIAIGPLPNVEAALDRAPGIASKIHFVGMQGSIDRGYGAGSDPVAEANVKGDVDAFRTVLRADWRSFAIAPLDTADPVALTGDHYQKLKRSDDPMLTALFANYRLWADRVTWTEVGYFDERSSTLFDVVAVYMAYSREHLDVEAIPITVTDDGITRRDEDGIPTRIAIEWTNLDAFYGHLTRRLLSE is encoded by the coding sequence ATGCCCAGCTCCCGAATTCCCTCGTGCGTTCGTTTATTGCGGCGCGGCGTTTTACTCTTTCTGGCTGTTCTCGCTATGAGCGGAGGTCTGAACCGCGCCCCCGCTCAGGACATGGCCGATGAGCCGACACCGGTCGTGCTGGACACCGACATCGGCAGCGACATTGACGACACGTGGGCACTCGCCCATCTGCTGCGGAGTCCGGAGCTCGACCTCCAAATGGTGCTCACTGCGACCGGCAACACGCGCTACCGGGGCCGCGTGGCGGCTAAGTTTTTGGCCACGGCCGGTCGCACCGACGTGCCCGTGGCTCTCGGCCCGTCCGGCGAGGCGGCCCACGAGTACCAGAAGCCTTGGGTGCGGGACTACCAGCTGGACGATTACGCCGGGCCGGTGCGGGAGAATGGCGTTTCGGCGTTCATCGAGTTGGTGCGAGCAGCCGACGGCCCGATCACGCTTATCGCCATCGGGCCGTTGCCGAATGTGGAGGCGGCTCTCGATCGCGCTCCCGGGATTGCCTCCAAGATTCACTTCGTTGGGATGCAGGGCAGTATCGATCGGGGGTACGGCGCCGGCTCTGATCCCGTTGCGGAGGCCAATGTGAAGGGGGACGTGGACGCGTTTCGTACGGTTCTGCGGGCGGACTGGCGTAGCTTTGCGATTGCGCCGCTGGACACGGCCGATCCGGTGGCCCTCACGGGGGACCACTACCAGAAGCTGAAGCGGTCAGACGATCCGATGTTGACGGCCCTCTTTGCAAACTATCGGCTCTGGGCCGATCGCGTCACCTGGACGGAGGTGGGCTATTTCGACGAACGCTCCTCCACGCTCTTCGACGTGGTAGCCGTCTACATGGCCTACAGCCGTGAGCACCTTGACGTTGAAGCGATTCCCATCACTGTGACCGACGACGGCATTACCCGCCGCGACGAGGACGGCATCCCGACCCGCATCGCAATTGAGTGGACCAATCTCGACGCGTTCTACGGCCACCTGACGCGGCGCCTCCTTTCGGAATGA
- a CDS encoding DUF368 domain-containing protein: MPRLSALLRYLLYGMLMGGADIIPGVSGGTMALIVGVYERLVSAISSAVSFGLSLLQLDGAAARSHWKDVPWGFVLPLGGGIALAIIVGARLIPGLMDTYPEQMRGLFLGLVGASLLIPALRIERLTPVRMGIGVTCAIVAFLLTGLPVLDAAEPGLLRVFLSATVAICAMILPGVSGAFLLKALGVYEPTLHALNGLPSLDPASLLYVLTFCVGAAAGLGSFAKLLDWLLAHRHDATMAALVGLIAGALRALWPYVGPNRVLRWPGANDPIGSVVGLIVVGFAFVLGLLWWGRQSTPVEAHSAP, translated from the coding sequence ATGCCGCGTCTTTCCGCCCTCCTCCGCTACCTCCTCTACGGCATGCTCATGGGCGGGGCCGACATCATCCCCGGCGTGAGTGGGGGCACGATGGCTCTCATCGTGGGCGTCTACGAGCGGCTGGTGAGCGCCATTAGCTCGGCTGTCTCGTTTGGCCTTTCCCTGCTCCAACTGGACGGTGCGGCTGCCCGCTCGCACTGGAAGGACGTGCCCTGGGGCTTCGTCCTTCCGTTGGGGGGCGGCATTGCCCTCGCCATCATCGTCGGGGCCCGTCTGATCCCCGGGCTCATGGACACCTACCCCGAGCAGATGCGAGGTCTGTTTCTCGGGCTCGTGGGCGCGTCTCTCCTCATTCCCGCCCTGCGCATCGAGCGGCTGACGCCCGTCCGAATGGGAATTGGGGTTACCTGTGCCATTGTGGCTTTTCTTTTGACGGGCCTCCCTGTCCTTGATGCCGCCGAGCCCGGACTGCTGCGCGTATTTCTGTCGGCCACGGTCGCCATCTGCGCCATGATTCTGCCGGGGGTCAGCGGCGCCTTTCTTCTGAAGGCGCTCGGCGTGTACGAGCCCACCCTTCACGCCCTCAATGGCCTTCCGTCCCTCGACCCCGCCTCTCTGCTCTATGTCCTCACGTTCTGTGTGGGAGCGGCCGCCGGCCTCGGGTCGTTTGCCAAGCTGTTGGACTGGCTGCTTGCCCACCGTCACGACGCCACAATGGCAGCCCTCGTCGGCCTCATTGCAGGAGCGCTCCGCGCACTGTGGCCCTACGTCGGCCCCAATCGCGTTCTCCGGTGGCCCGGTGCGAACGACCCGATCGGTTCCGTCGTCGGACTGATCGTCGTAGGCTTTGCGTTCGTGCTCGGCCTCCTCTGGTGGGGGCGCCAGTCCACTCCCGTGGAAGCGCACTCGGCCCCGTAA
- a CDS encoding transcriptional repressor — translation MSTLPQQKLEEVRSIFQAFLKKRNKRQTPERFAVLEEIYQTDDHVDADELYVRLKQDGTRVSRATVYNTLELLLECDLVVRHQFGKNQAKYERAYSYWQHDHLICMDCNELFEFCDPRLQSIQEMVADIYEFDIKHHSLNMYGHCMREDCPNRTEAETEDETEEAAA, via the coding sequence ATGTCGACGTTGCCTCAGCAGAAGCTCGAGGAAGTGCGCTCGATCTTTCAGGCATTTCTAAAGAAGCGAAACAAGCGGCAAACGCCGGAGCGTTTTGCGGTGCTGGAGGAGATTTACCAGACCGACGATCACGTAGATGCCGATGAGCTCTACGTGCGTCTCAAGCAAGACGGCACGCGCGTGAGCCGAGCTACGGTTTACAATACGTTGGAGCTGCTGCTGGAGTGCGATCTGGTGGTGCGTCACCAGTTTGGGAAAAATCAGGCCAAGTACGAGCGGGCCTACAGCTACTGGCAGCACGACCACCTTATCTGTATGGATTGCAATGAGCTCTTTGAGTTTTGCGATCCGCGCCTGCAGAGCATTCAAGAGATGGTGGCGGACATCTACGAATTCGACATTAAGCACCACTCGTTGAACATGTACGGCCACTGCATGCGGGAGGACTGTCCGAATCGGACGGAGGCGGAGACAGAGGATGAAACGGAAGAAGCCGCTGCCTAA
- a CDS encoding hemolysin family protein, whose product MSSVEIALRLVGGVFLTGANAFFVVTEFALTRLPQLDPVDDPPGLERARQITDQLEIYLTGCQLGITASSILLGVVAEPAFTYLFQPLFELLGLSEAVTHAISVVVGIVLINLIHKIWGEQTPTYLGVERPRQVARRTAWALQAWTTAAYPFIMAGDGLAKGTLRLFGIEVERSWMDEEAPGEEEGATGVSAVRREIGEVLSRADLSRERRSEILRAVDIDHIPVRAIMVPRSEIVALSTTDDLHENLEQMRAHSYSRYPLLDPDWDHVYGTLYTKTVFRHLPELERGNTSLAGIAEPPVWVDPELPISDLIDRLQRKQQEIAVVRAEGDVQGIVTSTDAFEAIAGEMEDPGDVVRQQQKPGRNGASAPSWIAEG is encoded by the coding sequence ATGAGTTCAGTAGAGATTGCGCTTCGGCTCGTCGGGGGCGTTTTCCTCACCGGGGCCAATGCCTTTTTCGTCGTTACAGAGTTTGCTCTTACGCGGCTTCCGCAGCTCGATCCTGTCGACGATCCGCCGGGGCTTGAGCGGGCGCGTCAGATCACGGATCAGCTGGAGATCTACCTCACAGGGTGCCAACTCGGCATTACGGCGTCCAGCATTCTCCTGGGGGTCGTGGCAGAACCGGCCTTTACCTATCTGTTCCAGCCGCTGTTCGAGCTTCTAGGCCTGTCCGAGGCTGTTACCCATGCGATCTCCGTGGTCGTCGGGATTGTGCTGATCAACTTGATCCACAAGATTTGGGGGGAGCAGACCCCGACGTATCTTGGCGTCGAGCGTCCCCGACAGGTGGCCCGCCGAACGGCCTGGGCCCTTCAGGCCTGGACGACGGCCGCCTACCCCTTCATCATGGCGGGAGATGGGCTGGCAAAGGGCACGCTCCGGTTGTTCGGGATTGAGGTGGAGCGGTCGTGGATGGACGAGGAGGCACCGGGCGAAGAAGAGGGGGCCACCGGTGTTAGTGCCGTGCGGCGAGAGATTGGAGAGGTCCTCAGTCGGGCCGATTTGTCCCGCGAGCGCCGGAGTGAAATCCTTCGGGCCGTTGATATCGATCACATTCCCGTTCGGGCCATCATGGTACCGCGCTCGGAGATCGTTGCCCTCAGTACCACCGACGATCTGCACGAAAATCTGGAGCAGATGCGAGCACACTCCTACAGCCGCTATCCGCTCCTGGACCCGGACTGGGATCACGTGTACGGGACTCTCTACACGAAAACCGTTTTCCGCCACCTCCCCGAGCTGGAGAGGGGCAATACCTCGCTGGCGGGCATTGCCGAGCCCCCCGTGTGGGTGGATCCGGAGCTTCCGATCAGTGATCTGATCGACCGGCTGCAGCGGAAGCAACAGGAAATTGCAGTGGTGCGGGCCGAGGGAGACGTGCAGGGAATTGTAACGAGCACCGATGCCTTTGAGGCCATTGCCGGAGAGATGGAGGATCCGGGGGATGTGGTGCGGCAGCAACAGAAGCCGGGGAGAAATGGGGCCAGCGCCCCGTCGTGGATTGCGGAGGGGTGA
- a CDS encoding PASTA domain-containing protein translates to MNLQDSFWDALDWLRALGRNRYFWSGVAVLAGVGFALYLIVDGLIMPSYTRHDVSTTVPNVESVPFPKAQEQLQRRDLQVQRQVGRYNPNVAQNVVVDQTPLPNAKVKPGRRVYLTVNAGEVPMVSMPDLNGMSVREAKNRISSLGLTVGSVQEDPIPSPYANTITKQTPAAGDSLEEGRSVDLWYSTGLGDSSVEIPNVVGQTVNEAQRQLLEQQLRSVVVDTASSDEADPATGRDTTESVETNLYVRRQGRSPGTSVRAGTEIRLFTTTDAEQAAALRESAADTTSAASDTTTTRPQQ, encoded by the coding sequence ATGAACCTTCAAGACTCGTTTTGGGATGCGCTCGACTGGCTGCGCGCCCTCGGCCGCAACCGGTACTTTTGGAGTGGTGTGGCTGTGCTGGCTGGCGTCGGGTTCGCCCTCTACCTCATCGTCGACGGTCTCATCATGCCGTCGTACACCCGGCATGACGTGTCGACCACTGTCCCTAACGTCGAGAGCGTGCCTTTTCCGAAGGCCCAGGAGCAGCTCCAAAGGCGCGACCTGCAAGTCCAGCGGCAAGTTGGCCGGTACAACCCGAACGTCGCTCAGAATGTGGTGGTCGACCAAACCCCGCTGCCTAACGCAAAGGTAAAACCGGGGCGGCGTGTGTACTTGACGGTGAACGCCGGTGAAGTCCCGATGGTGAGCATGCCTGACCTGAACGGCATGTCCGTCCGTGAGGCCAAGAATCGCATTTCTTCGCTGGGCCTGACAGTAGGAAGTGTACAGGAAGACCCAATCCCCTCTCCCTATGCCAACACGATTACCAAACAGACCCCTGCTGCGGGCGACTCGCTTGAGGAAGGACGTTCAGTAGACCTCTGGTATAGCACAGGCCTGGGAGACTCGTCGGTCGAGATCCCAAATGTGGTTGGGCAAACCGTGAACGAAGCCCAACGACAGTTGCTTGAGCAGCAGCTTCGGTCGGTGGTTGTCGATACAGCATCGAGTGACGAGGCCGATCCGGCAACGGGCCGGGATACGACCGAGTCCGTGGAGACCAATCTTTACGTGCGCAGGCAGGGGCGGTCGCCGGGCACGAGCGTGCGTGCAGGGACTGAGATTCGTCTCTTCACCACGACGGACGCCGAGCAAGCCGCAGCGCTTCGTGAGTCTGCCGCCGACACAACGAGCGCCGCGTCGGACACGACCACCACACGCCCTCAGCAATAG
- a CDS encoding endonuclease/exonuclease/phosphatase family protein — protein sequence MKRFFVIISSILLALAAVFLWASSGRLSEGELAQTKQYDAPASSTAPDSLTVTTYNLGYLSGMTNNEPVVRSDSFLAANMQEALALLHRTTSDVVAFQEIDYGSGRSGYVHQLDTLAARLNFATAAQAVNWDKRYIPFPYGRPAVHFGRTLSGQAVLSQFPIRQHQRIALSRPPQSFVRDAFYLDRLAQVVLLDLGGRSLAVMNVHLEAFHAATRAKQAQRVNALYDQITAQGLPVLLLGDFNSPLPDSTSGPRQAATDSTMRLLLAETALRPTLPSRHPHFSGTYPADAPAQKIDHIFYPPAIMTPVNRKIRCGTPSPPSDHCAVTASFRLAPPLEWPTLESAPNIPSE from the coding sequence ATGAAACGCTTTTTCGTCATCATCAGCTCGATCCTTCTGGCCCTCGCGGCCGTCTTCTTATGGGCCAGCTCCGGACGACTGTCGGAAGGGGAACTCGCTCAGACGAAACAGTATGATGCTCCAGCATCGAGCACGGCTCCGGATTCGCTCACGGTGACGACCTACAACCTGGGCTACCTGTCCGGCATGACAAACAACGAGCCGGTCGTCCGCTCCGACTCTTTTCTTGCGGCTAATATGCAGGAGGCGCTCGCCCTCCTCCATCGAACGACCTCAGACGTGGTTGCCTTCCAGGAGATTGACTATGGCAGTGGGCGCTCGGGGTACGTGCATCAGCTCGACACCCTTGCGGCCCGGCTCAATTTCGCGACCGCCGCACAGGCCGTGAATTGGGACAAACGATACATCCCATTTCCGTACGGCCGCCCCGCGGTCCACTTCGGTCGCACCCTGTCCGGGCAGGCAGTGCTCAGCCAATTCCCGATCCGCCAGCACCAGCGCATCGCTCTTTCGCGCCCGCCGCAGTCCTTCGTTCGAGACGCCTTCTACCTCGACCGTCTGGCCCAAGTGGTGCTCCTTGACCTCGGCGGCCGCTCCCTCGCCGTCATGAACGTTCACCTGGAAGCGTTCCACGCAGCCACCCGGGCAAAGCAGGCCCAAAGGGTCAACGCACTCTACGACCAGATCACCGCTCAGGGCCTGCCGGTTCTTTTGCTAGGCGACTTCAACAGCCCGCTCCCCGATTCGACGTCCGGGCCTCGCCAGGCCGCGACCGACTCCACAATGCGCCTCCTGCTGGCCGAGACCGCTCTGCGCCCGACGCTCCCCAGTCGCCATCCTCATTTTTCGGGCACCTATCCAGCCGATGCCCCGGCTCAAAAGATCGACCATATCTTCTATCCGCCCGCCATCATGACGCCGGTGAATCGGAAGATTCGCTGTGGCACTCCGTCCCCGCCGTCCGACCACTGCGCCGTCACGGCCTCCTTCCGCCTTGCGCCGCCGTTGGAGTGGCCTACATTAGAATCAGCGCCCAATATTCCCTCGGAATGA
- the tmk gene encoding dTMP kinase, translating to MLLLTFEGIDGSGKSTQARLLDEHLQAEGHETLLVREPGGTELSEQVRSILLEPSLNVQPFAELLLFSAARAQLVAERIRPALDEGHIVICDRFYDSTTAYQGAGRGVADPTWLRAFHRRVTDALVPDRTYLVEVDAETARERRGGEASADDRMEAAGADFYERVSAAYAELAEDEPDRFCRLDGRRSIDALHQSVRADVAAILDGRGGTGVSGTGSSDQ from the coding sequence ATGCTCCTCCTTACGTTCGAAGGCATTGACGGGAGCGGGAAAAGCACCCAGGCGCGTCTTCTCGACGAGCATTTGCAGGCGGAAGGACACGAGACGTTACTTGTGCGAGAGCCCGGGGGGACGGAGCTTTCCGAACAGGTGCGTTCTATTCTCTTGGAGCCGTCCTTGAACGTCCAACCGTTTGCAGAGTTGCTTCTCTTTTCCGCCGCGCGCGCCCAGCTCGTGGCCGAGCGCATCCGGCCGGCGCTGGACGAAGGGCACATCGTGATTTGCGACCGCTTCTACGATTCGACGACGGCGTACCAGGGCGCGGGACGAGGCGTCGCAGATCCCACGTGGCTGCGAGCCTTCCATCGTCGGGTGACCGACGCCCTCGTTCCCGATCGTACGTACCTCGTGGAGGTGGATGCCGAAACGGCCCGGGAGCGCCGGGGAGGCGAGGCGAGCGCGGACGATCGAATGGAGGCAGCCGGAGCGGATTTCTATGAGCGCGTCAGCGCAGCCTACGCTGAGCTTGCAGAGGACGAGCCCGACCGTTTTTGCCGGCTCGACGGCCGTCGTTCCATCGACGCGCTGCACCAATCAGTGCGAGCCGACGTGGCCGCCATCCTGGACGGGCGGGGCGGAACCGGCGTTTCCGGCACCGGTTCATCCGACCAGTAG
- a CDS encoding OmpA family protein: MSRLFPLGPFVLIGLLVGCTTAREPVGRKARSPDSLRAENARLQDKNRALRDSLQLRRDIETGQYYRELRILHDQINRLTYEVRQLRDGGMTVALLSVDTLFKSAGTTLSEGGTKRLRALARHLQSTYPNRTVRIEGHTDDTPLGDSLQERFPSNWELSAARATTVVRQLLDLTSLDRSQFVALGYGSTRPRASNDTARGRQRNRRVRVAVLPLPKDYSRPFETTW, encoded by the coding sequence ATGTCCCGCCTGTTTCCTCTTGGTCCCTTCGTGCTCATCGGCCTGCTGGTCGGGTGCACCACAGCACGAGAACCGGTCGGGCGAAAGGCCCGGTCGCCCGATTCGCTGCGCGCCGAGAATGCCCGCCTACAAGACAAAAATCGGGCGCTTCGCGACTCCCTGCAGCTGCGCCGCGACATTGAAACCGGCCAATACTACCGCGAGCTCCGCATCCTGCACGATCAGATCAACCGCCTTACCTACGAGGTGCGCCAACTTCGAGACGGAGGCATGACCGTCGCCCTCCTGTCCGTGGACACCCTCTTCAAGTCGGCAGGAACCACCCTGAGCGAAGGAGGCACGAAGCGGCTCCGTGCCCTCGCCCGGCATCTGCAAAGCACGTACCCGAACCGTACTGTCCGCATCGAAGGTCATACCGACGACACTCCGCTCGGCGACTCTCTCCAGGAACGTTTCCCGTCAAACTGGGAGCTCTCCGCTGCGCGTGCCACTACCGTGGTGCGCCAACTGCTTGACCTCACGTCCCTCGACCGCAGCCAATTTGTGGCCCTAGGCTACGGCTCAACCCGTCCCCGGGCCTCCAACGATACGGCTCGCGGCCGCCAGCGAAATCGGCGCGTGCGGGTGGCGGTCCTTCCCCTCCCGAAGGACTACTCGCGTCCGTTCGAGACGACGTGGTAA
- a CDS encoding tetratricopeptide repeat protein → MSTFDFGFDDFEDSPREGHLRELVAAYEEDPSSYFDSSDLEEIASYYFERGNMEKALEVVDHLIELHPYQSDAWMRKGILLNNLGRHRDALAAYDKALELNPVDTETLINRGITLDSLGRTGDALDAYDEALSINPFHSEALFNRGVTLERADRLEAAAEAFEQCAETEPEHPEVWYELGYCYDRLGRNTESVEAYDRHIDIDPYSQDAWYNRGIVLNRMERFDDAVSSYDMAIAIQDDFASAYYNRGNAQANKGALNDAIESYEAVLDLEGPDAATYYNLALAYEEKGAFDVARTYYEKALDEESTYPEAWYGLGCCFDADEQYNEALECFRYALTLNAGEPKFWKARANCAYKARRYDEALSAYQQAVELDDSDENAWVGYAETLLEKRQPEEALEAYRQALEIDPNDAGTYFRQAKALLALGRADESIRSLKTAFRLDPTKKDEFRRAYPDLYKNDRVRQLLDLDQS, encoded by the coding sequence ATGAGTACCTTTGACTTCGGCTTCGACGACTTTGAGGACTCCCCTCGTGAGGGGCATCTCAGAGAGCTCGTCGCCGCCTACGAGGAGGATCCCTCCTCGTACTTCGACTCCAGCGACCTCGAAGAGATTGCGTCTTACTACTTCGAACGGGGCAACATGGAAAAAGCCCTGGAGGTTGTAGACCATCTCATCGAGTTGCATCCCTACCAGTCGGACGCGTGGATGCGTAAGGGCATCCTCCTCAACAACCTCGGCCGGCACCGGGACGCCCTCGCTGCCTACGACAAGGCCCTAGAGCTGAACCCCGTCGACACGGAAACGCTGATCAATCGCGGCATTACGCTCGACAGCCTGGGTCGCACCGGCGATGCGTTGGACGCCTACGATGAAGCCCTCTCCATCAACCCCTTCCATAGTGAGGCGCTGTTCAACCGGGGCGTGACCCTGGAACGGGCCGATCGACTCGAAGCGGCGGCGGAGGCCTTCGAACAGTGTGCCGAAACCGAGCCGGAGCATCCCGAAGTATGGTACGAACTCGGGTACTGTTACGACCGGCTCGGCCGCAACACCGAGAGTGTAGAGGCCTACGACCGTCACATCGACATTGACCCATACTCGCAGGACGCCTGGTACAACCGCGGGATCGTACTGAACCGCATGGAGCGCTTCGACGATGCGGTATCAAGCTACGACATGGCGATTGCCATCCAGGACGACTTCGCTTCGGCCTACTACAACCGGGGCAACGCGCAGGCCAACAAGGGCGCCCTCAACGACGCCATCGAAAGCTACGAGGCTGTGCTGGACCTTGAAGGCCCTGACGCTGCCACGTACTACAACCTGGCGCTGGCCTACGAGGAAAAGGGAGCGTTCGACGTCGCCCGCACCTACTACGAGAAGGCCCTCGACGAGGAATCGACCTACCCGGAGGCCTGGTACGGATTGGGATGCTGCTTTGACGCAGACGAGCAGTACAATGAGGCCCTGGAGTGCTTCCGATACGCCCTCACCCTTAATGCGGGCGAACCCAAATTCTGGAAGGCACGGGCCAACTGTGCCTACAAGGCCCGCCGGTACGACGAGGCACTCTCGGCCTACCAGCAGGCCGTGGAGCTCGACGACTCAGACGAAAATGCCTGGGTCGGCTATGCCGAAACACTGCTGGAAAAACGGCAGCCCGAGGAGGCCCTGGAAGCCTACCGGCAGGCGTTGGAAATCGACCCGAACGACGCCGGAACGTACTTCCGGCAGGCGAAGGCGCTTCTGGCCCTTGGCCGGGCCGATGAGAGCATCCGCTCCCTCAAGACCGCCTTCCGGCTTGACCCTACGAAGAAGGACGAATTCCGCCGGGCCTACCCTGATCTCTACAAAAACGATCGCGTCCGTCAACTCCTTGACCTTGACCAGTCGTAA
- the pyrR gene encoding bifunctional pyr operon transcriptional regulator/uracil phosphoribosyltransferase PyrR, translating to MGRTLIMSPARVRRTLRRLAYEIVERNQGAGAVELFGILESGVPLAHKVAEEINAIEDTELTAHELDVTPFRDDQADEHQPPATSTHDVDVTDRDVVLVDDVLFTGRTARAALDAVVQYGRPRSIQLVVLIDRGHREYPIQPDCTGRLLQTKHREQVDVATEDDFAVYVED from the coding sequence ATGGGTCGCACACTCATTATGTCCCCGGCGCGCGTGCGCCGAACGCTCCGTCGCCTGGCCTACGAGATTGTTGAGCGCAATCAAGGAGCCGGCGCCGTTGAACTCTTCGGCATTCTGGAAAGTGGAGTGCCACTCGCGCACAAGGTGGCGGAGGAGATCAATGCCATTGAGGATACGGAGTTAACGGCGCACGAGCTTGACGTTACGCCTTTTCGCGACGATCAAGCTGATGAGCATCAGCCCCCAGCCACCTCCACCCACGACGTAGACGTGACCGACCGCGATGTCGTGCTTGTGGATGACGTGCTGTTTACAGGGCGGACTGCCCGGGCTGCGCTCGATGCGGTCGTGCAGTACGGCCGCCCCCGATCGATCCAGCTCGTGGTTCTCATTGATCGCGGGCACCGAGAGTACCCCATCCAGCCCGATTGTACGGGGCGTCTCCTCCAAACCAAACACCGGGAGCAGGTGGATGTAGCTACCGAGGACGACTTTGCCGTCTACGTGGAGGACTGA
- the hemH gene encoding ferrochelatase, which translates to MTPYEFLRRYDDNKYNRDNRMVNGQFFPSAKLEVEEGETVGVVMLNLGGPDSEEAVEPFLYNLFMDPAIIDFSEVVYFSARGTLRHWFSRIISYFRSKSVAEDYQEISDDGGSPINPLTREQASNLEQQLNEQYASQAGVDFKTYMAMRYWEPFSEEAAEQMQADGVDKVVLLPLYPQYSKTTTGASLVYWYELEQAGEIPDWPTSFVFEYATHPKYIEALSERIDEGLARFPDDVRDDVHILFSAHGTPLTEMKDRRDPYCCLVHSTVKHLMEHRGHEHEFSTAFQSKVGPSEWLTPATDDRVEELAEEGEDVLVVPVAFVTDHIETSYELAIEIPEELEEEGAPIPEHYEVMPGLNSHPKFIEALADVTASQLELPNTDTTAPWSARPCYKSRDRDIRCHQCERIAEATDWTENEESEARTPAAA; encoded by the coding sequence ATGACGCCGTACGAGTTTTTGCGCCGCTACGACGACAACAAGTACAACCGCGACAACCGAATGGTGAACGGGCAGTTTTTCCCGTCTGCCAAACTGGAGGTGGAGGAGGGAGAAACCGTGGGGGTCGTGATGCTCAACCTCGGGGGACCGGATTCGGAGGAGGCCGTGGAGCCGTTTCTCTACAACCTGTTTATGGATCCGGCGATCATCGACTTTTCGGAGGTCGTCTACTTCTCGGCCCGCGGCACACTCCGACACTGGTTCTCGCGCATCATTTCGTACTTCCGATCGAAGTCGGTGGCGGAGGACTACCAGGAGATCAGCGACGACGGCGGTTCGCCCATCAATCCGCTCACTCGCGAGCAGGCGTCCAATCTGGAGCAACAGCTCAACGAGCAGTACGCGTCACAGGCGGGCGTCGACTTCAAGACGTACATGGCCATGCGGTACTGGGAGCCATTCAGCGAAGAAGCGGCCGAGCAGATGCAGGCAGACGGCGTGGACAAGGTGGTGCTGCTGCCGCTCTACCCGCAGTACTCGAAGACGACCACCGGCGCCTCGCTCGTGTACTGGTACGAGCTGGAGCAGGCGGGCGAGATTCCGGACTGGCCCACGTCTTTCGTGTTTGAGTACGCCACGCATCCGAAATACATCGAGGCCCTGAGCGAGCGCATCGACGAGGGGCTGGCGCGCTTCCCCGACGACGTGCGCGACGACGTCCACATCCTCTTCAGTGCGCACGGCACGCCTCTCACGGAGATGAAGGACCGGCGCGATCCGTACTGCTGTCTCGTCCACTCGACCGTGAAGCACCTGATGGAGCATCGGGGGCACGAGCACGAGTTTAGTACGGCGTTCCAGAGCAAGGTAGGGCCGTCGGAGTGGCTCACGCCCGCGACGGACGACCGGGTAGAGGAGCTTGCCGAAGAAGGGGAGGACGTGCTCGTCGTCCCAGTCGCGTTCGTCACTGATCACATTGAGACCAGCTACGAGCTGGCCATCGAGATTCCGGAGGAACTGGAGGAGGAAGGAGCGCCCATTCCGGAGCACTACGAAGTGATGCCGGGCCTCAACAGCCATCCTAAGTTTATCGAAGCGCTGGCCGACGTGACGGCGTCACAACTCGAATTGCCGAATACGGACACCACGGCGCCCTGGAGTGCGCGGCCCTGTTACAAGAGCCGGGACCGCGACATTCGCTGTCACCAGTGCGAGCGCATCGCCGAGGCCACTGACTGGACCGAGAACGAAGAGTCGGAGGCGCGCACACCCGCTGCCGCGTAG